A region from the Geobacillus vulcani PSS1 genome encodes:
- a CDS encoding FecCD family ABC transporter permease: protein MEANRRRWPFRYTFPFSLVLLLAVWFSSMAIGVADTAWSDVWRALFSNEQGKQLDVIRELRLPRETAAAFVGAGLAVAGAIMQGMTRNPLADPGLLGLTAGANAALAITMACFPSAHYLSITIACLLGAAVGAGMVFGIGAARKGGFSPLRIVLAGSAVSALLFAVAEGVGLYFHISKDVSMWTSGGVAGTSWKQLSVIIPLIVIGLAIAVRYSRQLTILSLSEDVAVGVGQNTAIVKAWLFLAVFLLTGASVAITGNITFIGLMIPHLVRAIAGADYRFIIPLSATVGAAGMVGADTAARTINAPFETPVAAIVAVIGLPFFLFVVRKKGRGFE, encoded by the coding sequence ATGGAAGCCAACCGCCGACGCTGGCCGTTTCGTTATACGTTTCCCTTCTCACTTGTCCTGCTGCTGGCCGTGTGGTTCAGCTCGATGGCGATCGGTGTCGCTGATACCGCGTGGAGCGACGTATGGCGGGCGCTCTTCTCCAACGAACAAGGCAAACAGCTTGACGTGATTCGCGAGCTCCGTCTGCCGCGGGAAACGGCGGCGGCCTTTGTCGGCGCCGGACTCGCCGTCGCTGGAGCGATCATGCAAGGAATGACACGCAACCCGCTTGCTGACCCGGGACTGCTTGGCTTAACCGCTGGAGCGAACGCAGCGTTGGCCATAACGATGGCCTGTTTTCCTTCCGCCCATTATCTCTCAATCACCATCGCCTGTTTGCTTGGGGCGGCTGTGGGAGCAGGGATGGTCTTTGGCATCGGCGCCGCCCGCAAAGGCGGCTTTTCGCCATTGCGCATCGTCCTAGCCGGCTCGGCGGTCTCAGCGCTTTTGTTTGCCGTCGCTGAAGGGGTCGGCCTTTATTTTCATATTTCCAAAGACGTTTCGATGTGGACATCGGGCGGGGTAGCCGGAACGTCGTGGAAACAGCTGTCAGTCATCATTCCGCTCATCGTGATCGGGCTCGCCATTGCCGTACGGTATTCGCGGCAGCTGACGATTCTTAGCTTGAGCGAAGACGTCGCCGTCGGCGTCGGACAAAACACAGCGATTGTCAAAGCATGGCTGTTTTTGGCTGTCTTTTTATTGACAGGAGCGTCGGTCGCCATCACCGGCAACATCACCTTCATCGGCTTGATGATCCCTCATCTTGTGCGCGCGATCGCCGGCGCCGATTACCGATTCATCATCCCGCTGTCGGCTACGGTCGGCGCGGCCGGCATGGTCGGCGCCGATACGGCGGCCCGTACGATCAACGCCCCGTTCGAAACGCCGGTGGCAGCCATCGTTGCGGTGATCGGCTTGCCGTTTTTCTTGTTTGTCGTGCGGAAAAAAGGGAGGGGCTTTGAATGA
- a CDS encoding iron-hydroxamate ABC transporter substrate-binding protein, which produces MRKTWLSLLLLFILVLSACGNAANHQKETNAPSAKKEKETMTYQSENGPIEVPAHPKRVVALWGAGYVAAFDVPIVGADSWSKMNPLLQDKLKNTQTVTDEDIEKIMALKPDLIVGLSNTKNVEKLKKIAPTVTFTYGKLNYLDLILEYGKLLNKEKEAKAWIADFQKRAQEAGKQIRAKIGDNATVTVMENFDKQLYVFGNNWGRGTEILYQEMKLKMPEKVKEHALKSGYYAVSLEALPQFVGDYLIVSKYSDSDTSFMETNTFKNIPAVKNGHMFVADAKSFYFNDPITLEHQLDFFKKHFLGQ; this is translated from the coding sequence ATGAGGAAAACATGGCTTTCCTTGTTGCTTCTTTTTATCCTTGTGTTAAGCGCGTGCGGCAACGCCGCCAATCATCAGAAGGAAACCAACGCTCCTTCCGCTAAAAAAGAAAAGGAAACGATGACCTATCAATCAGAAAACGGGCCAATCGAAGTGCCTGCTCATCCGAAACGCGTTGTGGCGTTATGGGGTGCTGGATATGTCGCCGCCTTCGATGTGCCAATCGTCGGAGCCGATTCATGGTCGAAAATGAATCCGCTTCTTCAGGACAAGCTCAAAAATACCCAGACCGTAACCGATGAAGACATCGAAAAAATTATGGCATTAAAACCGGACTTAATTGTTGGCTTATCCAATACAAAAAACGTCGAAAAACTGAAAAAGATCGCTCCAACCGTCACGTTTACATACGGAAAGCTCAATTACTTAGACTTGATTTTAGAATACGGAAAATTGCTCAATAAAGAGAAAGAGGCGAAAGCATGGATTGCCGATTTCCAAAAACGGGCACAAGAAGCCGGAAAACAAATCCGGGCGAAAATCGGCGACAACGCCACGGTGACCGTGATGGAAAACTTCGATAAGCAGCTTTACGTCTTCGGAAACAACTGGGGACGCGGAACAGAAATTTTATACCAAGAAATGAAGCTGAAAATGCCAGAGAAAGTCAAAGAGCACGCGCTCAAATCCGGTTATTACGCTGTCTCTCTCGAAGCGCTGCCGCAATTTGTCGGCGATTACCTCATCGTAAGCAAATATAGCGACAGCGACACGTCATTCATGGAAACCAACACGTTCAAAAACATTCCGGCAGTGAAAAACGGGCATATGTTTGTTGCCGATGCCAAATCCTTTTATTTCAATGATCCGATTACATTAGAACACCAGCTTGATTTCTTTAAGAAACACTTTTTAGGCCAATAA